The DNA sequence TGAGAAAAAACAATCTCGCGCTATTTATGAAATTAGCGCCCTGCCACTCAAGGAAGCTAAAGAATATTTTGAAGCCCTTGAGCTCAAAGGCGCTAAACGAGAAATTGCCGACAAGATCGTTAAAGAGATCGGTGCACGCCTACGCTTCTTAAATGACGTCGGTCTAGACTATCTTTCTCTAGAGCGAAGCGCTGACACACTGTCGGGTGGCGAAGCTCAACGTATCCGTCTGGCAAGCCAGATAGGCTCTGGCTTAACAGGCGTCATGTACGTATTGGATGAACCATCAATTGGCCTGCATCAACGCGATAACGATCGACTGATTGGCACCTTAAAACACTTACGTGATTTAGGTAATAGCGTCTTAGTCGTTGAGCATGATGAAGATATGATTCGTGCCTCTGACTGGGTCATTGATATCGGCCCTGGTGCTGGCGTTCATGGTGGCGAAGTAGTTGCACAAGGTACGCCTGCAGAAGTGGAAGCAAATCCGAACTCTTTAACTGGTGCATACCTCGCTGGCCGTGAAGCGATTGCGGTTCCAGAAAAACGTATTCCAGTAAATGATCGCTTCTTGGAGATTATTGGTGCACGTGGCAATAACTTGCAATCTGTACATGCGAAGATTCCAGTTGGCTTGCTGACTTGCGTTACCGGCGTATCAGGTTCGGGTAAATCCACCTTAATTAATGACACCTTGCATCATGCAGTTGCACAACATCTATATGGCTCGAATGCAGAGCCTGCAGCACACGATGCAATCAAGGGTCTAGAGCATTTCGATAAGGTGATTAGCGTTGACCAATCTCCGATCGGTAGAACTCCACGCTCTAATCCTGCAACCTACACAGGACTATTTACCCCTATTAGAGAACTCTTTGCTGGAGTTCCCGCATCACGTGAACGTGGCTATGAGGCAGGTCGTTTCTCCTTTAACGTTAAAGGTGGTCGCTGCGATTCTTGTGAGGGTGATGGCGTCCTCAAAGTAGAAATGCACTTTTTGCCAGACGTCTATGTACCTTGCGACGTTTGTCACGGGAAGCGCTACAACCGCGAAACTTTAGATATTCGCTACAAAGGTAAGAATATTCATGAAGTGCTATCGATGACTATCGAGCAAGCCCATGAATTCTTTGAAGCAGTTCCGGTAGTGAAGCGCAAACTCAAAACATTACTAGATGTAGGTCTCGGCTATGTGAAGCTTGGACAAAGCGCAACCACCCTATCTGGTGGCGAGGCACAACGCGTAAAACTCTCTCTAGAGCTTTCTAAGCGGGACACTGGCAGAACCTTGTACATCCTTGATGAACCAACTACTGGCTTGCATTTCCATGATATCCAGTTGCTACTAACAGTGATTCAGACACTCAAGAAACAGGGCAATACGATTGTCATTATTGAGCACAATCTCGACGTCATTAAGACGGCAGATTGGATTATTGACTTAGGGCCTAAGGGTGGCGCTGGCGGTGGACAGATTATTGCTACTGGCACGCCAGAAGATGTCGCGAAAAATGAAGTGAGCTTTACGGGTCACTACTTAGCGCCATTGCTCACTCGTAAAACTATTACTCCTGCAGTGGGCAAAAAGAAAAAGTGAGACTCTATCTGATCTCAGAGTAATTTAGCTTCAGCTAAATCCGTTGCCTCTGAATTACCTGAGATCACCAAAATATCGTTAGCTTCTAGCTGTAGGTCTGGAGTGGGGTCAAGCTTCACGTAATCCGCATTTCGACCTTTACGACGCACTGCCTGAACGTTGACGCCTTCTTCATCCAAGTCAAGCTCACCCAAGGTTTTACCAATTGCCTGTGAATGGGGCAACAGAGTAATGGCATGCAAGCGCCAAGACTCATTCGAACCAAAGTCATCATCCGCAGATCCGCGGAAGTAACCCCTCAACAAGCTATAGCGCTCTTCCCTTGCTGTTGTTATGCGTCGCACCACTTTACGCATGGGCACACCCATGATAAGTAGAACATGTGAGGCAATCATCAAACTGCCTTCGATTAATTCAGGCACGACTTCTGTAGCTCCAGCGGCCTGTAACTTCGCAATGTCCGCATCATCTCTAGTGCGCACCAATACAGTCATGCCCGGACGCAAATGCTCAACTTGACGGAGAACGCGCATGCTTGCTGCAGTATCAGCATAGGTAATGACTACCGCCTTTGCTCTAGAGAGACCTGCGGCCACTAAATAGTTTTCACGGCTTGCATCGCCGTAGACCACGTTATCACCAGCAGCCGCAGCTTCTTTGACACGATCTGGATCCAAATCCAATGCAATGTAGGGAATCTTTTCTTGGTCAAGCATGCGTGCCAAGCTTTGACCTGAACGACCGAAGCCACAAATAACAACATGGTTTTCATTGCGCACACTCTTGGCGGCGACACGAGTAAGAGCAAGTGATTGCAACAACCACTCATTGCTAGAGAAACGCATCGCAATACGATCGCTGTATTCAATAAAGAAAGGTGCGCAGAACATGGAGATCAACATAGCTGCCAATACTGCTTGACTCAATATTGGGTCAATCAAATCTAAACCATCAATTTGATTGAGCAACACAAAACCAAATTCACCTGCCTGAGCCAGACACAAGCCAGTTCTAATGGAGATGCCAGGGCTGGAGCCAAAGACTCTAGAGAGTAAAGCGATTAAGCCAAACTTAAAAATTAACGGGCCGATTAGCAAAGCTAAAACAAGCACCCACTGCTCGCGAATGACATTGAAATCGAGCAACATGCCAATCGTAATAAAGAAGAGGCCCAGCAAGACATCGCGGAATGGTTTTACATCTTCTTCCACCTGATGGCGATAAGGGGTTTCAGAAATCAACATACCAGCCAAGAAAGCGCCAAGCGCTAGCGACAAACCAAAATGCTCTGTTAGCCCCGCCATGCCGAGCACAATCAACAAGAGGTTCAGCATGAATAACTCTTGTGAGCGCAGTTTGGCAACCAATCTAAACCAATGACTCATCAAACTTTGGCCAATGAAGAAAATCAATACCAAGGCAACCGTGATTTTGATTGAGGCCGCAGTCAGTGCAACAAATAAGTCCGAAGGATTTTTTCCAAGTGACGGCAATAAGATCAATAAGAAGACTACGGCCAAATCTTGGAATAACAAAATACCCACTACATTGCGACCATGTTCTGTCTCCAATTCAGCACGATCAGAAATGAGCTTGGTCACAATTGCGGTTGATGACATCGCCAGCGCACCACCTAATGCTATCGCAGCGTGCCAAGAGATGGGGTATATCCAATTCATTAACAAGCTAGCCGGAATTGCCAGCAGCATGGTCAGAATGACTTGGCTGCCACCAAGGCCAAATACGATAGATCGCATTGCCCGCAATTTATGCAGGTTAAATTCCAGACCAATCGAGAACATCAAGAAAACCACCCCGAATTCAGCCAAATACTTGACCGTGGCCGAATCATTTGCCAGACCGAAGGCATGGGGGCCAATCAGAACGCCAATGGCCAAATAGCCCAAAATAGGTGGCAAGCCAAAATAGCGGAAAATAACTACTCCGGCCACACCCGAGGCCAGGAGAATGAGGGTTAATTGAAGGACTGACGGCATATACTTACTTGATGATAGCTAAGACTCGTGAACGTACCCTAAAGCTTGCGCGCGACACCCTCTCCATTGAGGCTGCTGCACTGCAAACAATGCGTGATCGCCTAGAAGGCGTCAATGCCGACGCCCTTGTACTGGCGGTTGAACTTTTGCATGGCTGCAAAGGCAGAATCGTGGTTTCTGGAATCGGCAAATCGGGGCATATTGCCCGCAAAATTGCCGCCACCTTCGCCTCTACCGGGTCCCCAGCCTTTTTTGTTCATCCAGCCGAAGCTAGCCATGGCGATCTAGGAATGGTCACCAGAGACGATGTTTTTGTAGCACTGTCTAACTCTGGCGAGACAGATGAGCTTTTGACTATTGTCCCTATTGTGAAACGCACTGGCGCAAAACTGATTGCCCTCACCGGTGCACCAAATTCATCTCTTGCTAAATTGGCAGATGCTCACTTAGATACCAGCGTTGAAAAAGAAGCCTGCCCATTAAATCTCGCGCCCACCACTAGTACCACTGCAGCATTAGCTATGGGTGATGCATTGGCAGTTGCATTGCTAGACGCGCGCGGTTTTGAGGCGGAAGACTTCATTCGCTCTCATCCAGGCGGTAGACTAGGTCGCAAACAATTGATGCACGTCAGCGAAGTCATGCGCAGCTTTGCAGATACCCCAAAGATCTCTATCGATGCATCACTTCAAGATGCCTTATTAGAGATGACATCAAAACGTATGGGTATGGTGGTCATTTTAGATACCAACAAAAAAGTGTTTGGCATATTGACCGACGGTGATTTACGTCGCCTTCTAGAAAAAACCACCAACCTAGATGGCATCAAACTTGAGAGCGCAACTACTGCTGATCCTCGTACCATCCCGGCTGAACTGCTAGCTGAAGAAGCGATTGAGATGATGGAAAAACATCGCATCAACCACCTAGTCGTAACTGACGATAAAGGCCATTTATTAGGTGCCCTAAATCTGCATGATTTATTTGCAGCCAAAGTTATTTAATTTTTTTAGCAATCGATCAATTCATGCCCAGCGCCTTTAGCACTCATAACACCAACCCTTTATCTCAATACCCGCAAGCCTGGGAGCGTGCAGGTCAAGTAAAGCTCCTAGTTTTGGATGTTGATGGCGTTCTCACTAACGGGCAGGTTTGGATCGGTGCTGATGGCAAAGAGTCTTTAAAAGCTTTTGATATTCAAGATGGATTGGGTATCAAATTATTAGAGCAATGCGGTATTCCTACCGCCATCATTACTGGCAGAAATTCCAAGATGGTTTTGGCGCGTTGCGAAGAGCTTGGAATCAAGCATGTTCACATGGGTGTTGAAAATAAAGCGATCGCATTAGCAGAGGTAGTTAAATCACTGGGGCTAACTTCAGCAGATTGTGCAGTTATGGGAGATGACTGGCCAGACCTACAAATGATGAAACAAGCCGGTTTAAGAATTTGTCCGGCTCAAGGTCATGAGGCCGTTAAGGAATTTAGTCACCTGGTTACCATCCGCAACGGGGGTAATGGCGCCGTTCGTGAAGTGTGTGACCTCATTCTCAAAGCGCAGAATCGCTATGAGGAATTGCTAGCTAAGGCCCATAACTAAGCAATGCAGCTCAATCCGCAACAAATTAAGCTTGGCATTGGTCGCACGCTGCTGCGCCTCATGCCATTAATTTTGATGGGAGCGCTCACGCTTGCTACTTTTTGGTTGGTACAAAAAAATACTCCGCCCGAGAAATCCCCCTTAGAACGAGTGCGTCTTCACGAGCCCGACTACATCATTAAAGACGGCGCGCTATCTGCCTTAAATGAACTTGGTAATACTAAATACCGAATTCTGGGCGTTAAGGTAACCCACTACGATGATGATGCATCTATCGATATTCTTACACCCCGTATGCGTTTATTTCAAGCTGACAAGGCTCCGGTAACGGTCAAGGCTGATACAGGGCATCTGGATGGCGATCTAACCGTCTTGGATTTATACGATAACGCCTCTATCTATCGGCCCGCCCAAGACGCCACCGCAACACAAGCTGCAACCTTAAGGATGCTGGCTAGTTCAAGTTATTTCAAAGTATTAATTAATGACGACATTATTGAAACGAATCGACCCATTACTCTTGAACAAGGAATGTCGATCATGAACTCTACTGAAGGTGGGGTGTTTAATAATATCGAACAAAGTATGGTGCTAAGTGGTCAAGTAAAGGGCCGCATTGAGCGTGCTCCACGGAGAAATCCATGAGGCCAATCCTTAATTGCCGACTCACACGATTTAATCTACTAGCCCCTTTTATATTGGGACTCTTGCTTACCAATATTGTGTGTGCCGAAAAAGCAGACCAAGATAAGCCCCTTATCTTGGAGGCGGAGAAAGTTTCCGCAAACGACGTTAAACAATTTTACGACCTCAATGGTCAAGTTCTTCTTATCAAAGGTAGCATGATTGTTACTGGTGAAGATGGACATATTGCAGTGGATCCTGAAGGCTATGAATTTGTCGATGTCATTGGTAATCCCAATGAGGTAGCGAGCTTCAGGCAGCGTCGCGAGGGACTCGCAGATGAATTTATGCAAGGGCGTGGTGCCCAGGTAACTTACGACTCCAAAACAGAGTTTCTAACAATCACAGGTGATGCAACCCTGAAACGCTTGCTCAATATGCAAATGCTCGATCAATTAAAGGGCTGGAAAATTGAGTACGATGATGTAAAGCAGTATTATCGAGTCATCCCACCCAATGATGCGAAGCCAGAAGATCTACCCTTAGCAAGAGCCATACTTTCACCAAGACGAAAAGCAACACTAGAGAAATGACAGCGGATTTAACTCAAGCCAGTAATGCACCCACGCTCAGCGCTCATAACTTACAAAAACGTTATGGCTCAAGAACTGTGGTTCGAGATGTATCTGTTCAAGTGCGCTGCGGAGAGGTTGTGGGGCTGCTAGGCCCTAACGGGGCAGGTAAAACAACATCCTTCTATATGATTGTTGGCCTCGTCCCTCTCGATGGCGGAAATATTGTTTTAGACGGTGCGGACATCACGCACTTGCCAATTCACGAGAGAGCCAGAATGGGTCTTTCTTATTTGCCGCAAGAAGCCTCTGTATTCAGAAAACTCAATGTAGCTCAAAACATCCAAGCTGTGCTTGAGCTCCAAGTTCAAGGTGGCAAACCACTCAGCAAAGCCGAGATTGCCAATCGCCTAGATGAGCTCTTGGGTGAACTCCAGATCAGCCATCTACGTAACAATCCAGCCCTCTCCCTTTCGGGGGGCGAGCGTAGGCGCGTGGAGATTGCTAGAGCCCTTGCATCCCAACCTAAATTTATCCTTTTAGATGAACCCTTTGCAGGCGTTGACCCTATTGCTGTTGGGGAAATTCAGCGGATCGTACGCTTCTTGCGAGACCGACAAATTGGGGTTCTGATTACCGACCACAATGTCCGTGAAACCCTAGGCATCTGCGACCACGCGTACATCATTAGCGAAGGTAGCGTGTTGGCTGAAGGGAAGCCGGAACAGATTATTCAAAACGACGCTGTCAAAAGAGTCTATCTGGGCGAAAACTTCCGGATGTAAGCCCAGTAAGGCTTCTCACCTTTTTAGTAATAAAAATGCTCCACCCTCTTGGTTTTCAGCAAATTCGCTGATACGCTGGAGGCTCATGGTTTATTTTTCCAAAAAAAACAGCTCAAAAAATTTCAGGGGCCTGCTGCGCACCCCGGGCATCATTATGCGCACGCATCAATAGTATCTATACAAGGAGTTGCTAATGAATTTAAAAATTAATAGCCGTCATGTAGAAGTTACACCCGCCATGCGCTCACACCTTGAAGCGGGGCTAGCCAAAATTCGTAAGCACTTTGATCACGTGATTGATGCGTCCGCTTTCCTCATAGTGGATAAGGCTAAAGAGAAGGATCTTCGCCAAAGTGCTGAGATCACTATTCACCTCAAGGGGAAGGACTTGTTCGCTGAAGCACACAATGCCGACCTCTATCATGCGATGGATGCGGTGGTAGATAAACTGGAGCGTCAAGTTGTCAAACACAAAGAAAAAATCCAAGATCATCACCACGAAAAGCATTTTGAGTGATCTATTGCGTCAGGACACCTATAATCAATTCACATGAATGCCCTGACCCACCTTTTTACTCCCGACTGCATTGCATTGGACGTACCTGCCAAAAGTAGAGCCGATGCATTTGCAGCCGCTGGAGAGCTATTCTCCAAACAAACTGGAATAGACAAAAATTCTGTAGTTGAGTTCCTCAATGCACGTGAAGATTTAGGCTCCACCGCCCTTGGTGCTGGGGTTGCTATTCCTCACGGTCGAGTTAAAGGATTAAAACAACCAAGCGCTGCCTTCATGCGACTACAGAACCCAATTGAGTTTGCAGCCCCTGATGGTGAGCCAGTATCACTCCTCATATTCTTATTGGTGCCTGAAAAAGCTACACAACAGCATTTAGAAATCTTATCCTCAATCGCTCAACTGCTATCAGATGCAGATGCACGCCAAACATTACTTTCATCTTCAGACTCTTCAATAGTTTGTGACCTCCTGCAACGATGGGGTACGGCAAAATGACTCAGCCATTACTCCTGGAAGGAGTAACTGCTCAGCAGATTTTTGATGACAATGTTTCCGAATTGAAACTTTCTTGGATTGGCGGGCTCGAAGGTGCTGATCGCACTTTTCCGCCTGAAGCTGTAAAAGCAGCTGCTGCCAGCTCAGACCTGGTGGGGCACTTAAATCTGATTCACCCAAGCCGTATACAAATCTTCGGCGAACAGGAAGTAGACTATCACTCTGTTCTAGAGCCAAAACAAAGGCAAGAACAAATTGCGAGCTTGATTTCTAAAACGCCTCCTTGCGTCATCGTAGCCGACGGCAAGAGCGCGGACCCTGACCTACAACTTTTCTGTCAGCGCTCTTCAACACCTTTATTCACTACTGCAATTTCTGCCGCAGAAGTAATTGATCATCTACGCACCTACCTAACCAAAATTGGCGCGCCTCAAATTACGATGCATGGTGTCTTTATGGACATCTTGGGTCTGGGCGTCCTCCTCACCGGTGAATCCGGTCTTGGCAAGAGTGAGTTGGGTCTTGAGTTGATCTCACGTGGCCACGGCCTGGTTGCGGATGATGCAGTTGACTTTGCGCGGCTTGGGCCTGATTACATTGAGGGTCGCTGCCCCGTTATCTTGCGTAACTTACTCGAAGTTCGTGGATTGGGTTTATTGGATATTCGTACGATCTTCGGCGAAACAGCTGTTCGTCGCAAATTAAAACTGCGCCTGATTGTTCAGCTTGTACGCAGAACTGATGGTGAATTTGAGCGCTTACCGCTTGAAGCTCAGCATATCGATGTATTGGGTATTCCGATCCGCACAGTCAAAATTCAGGTTGCTGCAGGTCGTAACTTGGCTGTACTCGTTGAAGCTGCTGTGCGCAATACGATTTTGCAATTGCGCGGTATTGATACGCTTAAGGAATTCATTGAACGTCAACGCGTTCAGATGAATGCAGAGGCAGACTCCATTAAGTCGCAGGGTCGCTTACTTTAAGTTATGCAAATTAATCTGATTACCGGAATCTCAGGCTCAGGTAAATCAGTAGCCCTAAGGGCTTTTGAAGACGCGGGCTATGACTGCGTTGATAACCTTCCCGTTTCTCTTTTAGAAAATCTCATCTCTACTCTAGAAAAAGAGCAGTGCGAACGAGTTGCGGTTGCCATAGACGCTCGTCGCGGACAATCTATTGCTGACCTGCCGTCTATTCTTGAAAACTTACGCAAAAATCATCAGGTCCGAGTTGTGTTCTTAAACGCTGATACCAATACTTTGGTGCAACGCTTTTCTGAAACACGTCGTCGTCACCCCTTGTCAACCAATGCCAAGCAATCTCAATCGGCAACTCTTATTGAAGCAATTGATAAAGAACGTAACCTACTAGAGCCCTTGCGCACCCAAGCCCACAGCATTGATACCAGCAGCATTCCTGCTCATGCACTGCGCTCCTGGATCCAGGACCTCCTCAAAGACAAGCCCGTTGGCTTAACTGTGGTCTTTGAATCGTTTGGCTTTAAGAAAGGCGTACCTAGCGAGGCAGATCTCGTTTTTGATGTGCGCTGTCTGCCCAACCCTCACTACGACAAAGTCTTAAGACCACTTACCGGCAATGACAAACCCGTCAAAGAGTTTTTAGAAAAAATTCCAGAGGTAGTGAATATGGAAGCAGACATCACTCAATTCATTCATCGCTGGCTGCCGCATTACATTGCCGATGGACGTAGCTATCTAACGGTGGCAATTGGCTGCACTGGTGGTCAACATCGCTCGGTTTATTTGGTTAATCGCTTAAGTGAGCACTTTCGTGGCCAAAAGGATTTCAGTAACTTACAGCTTAATTTTTTAGATCGTCACCGCGAACTAGACTCAATCCCTGCAGCAAAATCTTAATTGGCTGCGGCAGTCCGTAGCGCCCCAGTTGATTTAAGGCAACCCACTTTAGATCTGGGTTTACAAGCGGCAACTCCTTTGGGCAGCTTGCTTGCCAAATATGCATCCATAGGCGCCTATGGGTAAAGACATGCTTAATTTCATTTACCTTTTGGAAGGATTTACACGACTTTGCCAGGGTCATATTCTTTTCTTGAGGAATTGCAGCTTGAAATAATTCCTGTGAGCTTAAATCAGTCTCTTTAGCGCCCAGCACCTTAGGCTTCCAGGCCGATTCAGGCAAAGACCAGAGGCCACCCCAAATCGCTTTGCTGGGGCGCTTTTGCAGCAGAACAGAATTGCCCGAACGAATCAACAACATATTGCAGTCAAATTCAGGAGATTTCGTTTTCTTAGTTTTTTGCGGAAGCAAAAGTACTTGACCACTCAAATTAGCCTGGCAGTATTTTGTAAAGGGGCACTTATTTTCAGAGCCCAAACAAACCGGTTTGCGTGAGGTGCACCAGGTTGCACCAAAGTCCATCAATGCTTGTGTATATACCGGCATATCAACCGATTTTTTTGGCAGCAACTCAGTTGCCAGATTCCAAAGTTGATTATTCACTGCCTTGTCTTGAATACTGCCCTCAACTGCAAATAAACGTGCCAAGATGCGCTTCACGTTAGCATCCAAAATGGGTGCGCGCTCATGAAATGCAAAGGCAGCAATAGCACCCGCAGTAGACCGTCCAATACCTTTTAACTGCTCTAGAACAATGGGATCACTTGGAAACTTCCCCGAAAATTCTGTCACTACTTGCTTTGCACACGAATGCAAATTTCTAGCGCGCGAGTAGTAGCCCAAACCAGCCCACTCTGCCAACACTTCATCAATATCTGCAGCAGCTAATTTTTTAACCGTTGGAAAGCGCTTCATAAAACGTGGGTAGCGCTCAAGTACTGTGGCAACCTGCGTTTGCTGCAGCATGATTTCAGATACCCAAACTGCATATGGATCTCGATTGCCTTGCCAGGGCAAGCCAGAGCGCCCACTAATCCCATGCCAAGCGATTAACTTTGATGCAAAGGTGTTGGTTAACGTTTTTGACATTGAGAACAAAAGTAAGTAGAGCGCTGGCCCTGCACTATTTGGCTAATGGGTGTTTTGCATATTTTGCATGGCAGTCCCTTGCGATCATAGACCTTGGTTTGAACCATGAAATGCCCTGGGTCGCCATTGCTATTCACAAAATCTTTTAGTGAGCTACCGCCAGCATCAATAGCTTTTTTCAGTATTAACCTGACAGCCTTTGCAAGACGAGAACATTGTGGCCGCGTTAGTTTGCCTGCAGCTTTTGCTGGATGAATGCCTGCCTCAAATAAGCTTTCAGAACAATAAATATTGCCGACACCAACAACTGCTTGGCCTGCCAAAAGAAATTGTTTCACTGCAACACTACGCTTGCGCGAAGATTGATACAACACTTCAGCACCTAACTCGCCAGAAAATTCTGGAGAAAACGGCTCTACCCCTAGTTTTTGTAATAGTGTAAATTTTTCAATTGGTCCTTTTGATTTGGGATGCCATAAAACGGCTCCAAATTTTCTGGGGTCATGCAAACGCAAACTCAACTTACCAAATTCAAGCGTTACTCGATCATGCGTCTTTAGCGGATCTGAGCTTGGCAATACCCGCAAGGTTCCCGTCATCCCCAAATGAATGAGCAAATAACCCGTATCCATCTCCAATAAGAGGTACTTGCCGCGACGCTCTATCGCGCTGACCTTTTGCCCGGGCAAGGATTTACTCAGACTCACGGGGACAGGCCAACGCAAGCGCCCATCAATGACTTTGACGGCGGTGACTTTGCGTCCCTCAAGGTGGGGCGCAATTCCTAATCGTGTGACTTCTACTTCTGGAAGTTCTGGCATAAATGGATTGTAGATTCGCGGATTAGAATGTGCTTATGAGCAAATTCGTACTAAAACCTCTGATGCAGGGTTTATTCCTGGCAGCCTTGGCTGGTGGAGCCATTTCATGCGCTCAAGCGCAGCCACAAGCAAATGGATTGCAAACAGGTGAAGCAATCTTTGAGGTGCTTGCCTCCGAAATCGCCCTCCAACGTGGCGAGGCTGGTTTAGCCTACAACACCTATCTAGAAATGGCGCGCCAATACAAAGATCCTAGGCTAGCCCAAAGAGCGATGGAAATAGCCATTTCAGGGGGATCTCCGGACTTAGCCATGCAAGCCGCCAAGACTTGGGATGAGCTGTCTCCGGCCTCAGATTCAAAGCCGAAAGAAGTCTTAGTGACATTGTTGATCCTTAGCAATCGCTGGTCTGATGCAATTAAGCCAGCA is a window from the Polynucleobacter sp. MWH-Aus1W21 genome containing:
- the hprK gene encoding HPr(Ser) kinase/phosphatase; amino-acid sequence: MTQPLLLEGVTAQQIFDDNVSELKLSWIGGLEGADRTFPPEAVKAAAASSDLVGHLNLIHPSRIQIFGEQEVDYHSVLEPKQRQEQIASLISKTPPCVIVADGKSADPDLQLFCQRSSTPLFTTAISAAEVIDHLRTYLTKIGAPQITMHGVFMDILGLGVLLTGESGLGKSELGLELISRGHGLVADDAVDFARLGPDYIEGRCPVILRNLLEVRGLGLLDIRTIFGETAVRRKLKLRLIVQLVRRTDGEFERLPLEAQHIDVLGIPIRTVKIQVAAGRNLAVLVEAAVRNTILQLRGIDTLKEFIERQRVQMNAEADSIKSQGRLL
- the mutY gene encoding A/G-specific adenine glycosylase is translated as MSKTLTNTFASKLIAWHGISGRSGLPWQGNRDPYAVWVSEIMLQQTQVATVLERYPRFMKRFPTVKKLAAADIDEVLAEWAGLGYYSRARNLHSCAKQVVTEFSGKFPSDPIVLEQLKGIGRSTAGAIAAFAFHERAPILDANVKRILARLFAVEGSIQDKAVNNQLWNLATELLPKKSVDMPVYTQALMDFGATWCTSRKPVCLGSENKCPFTKYCQANLSGQVLLLPQKTKKTKSPEFDCNMLLIRSGNSVLLQKRPSKAIWGGLWSLPESAWKPKVLGAKETDLSSQELFQAAIPQEKNMTLAKSCKSFQKVNEIKHVFTHRRLWMHIWQASCPKELPLVNPDLKWVALNQLGRYGLPQPIKILLQGLSLVRGDDLKN
- the rapZ gene encoding RNase adapter RapZ; this translates as MQINLITGISGSGKSVALRAFEDAGYDCVDNLPVSLLENLISTLEKEQCERVAVAIDARRGQSIADLPSILENLRKNHQVRVVFLNADTNTLVQRFSETRRRHPLSTNAKQSQSATLIEAIDKERNLLEPLRTQAHSIDTSSIPAHALRSWIQDLLKDKPVGLTVVFESFGFKKGVPSEADLVFDVRCLPNPHYDKVLRPLTGNDKPVKEFLEKIPEVVNMEADITQFIHRWLPHYIADGRSYLTVAIGCTGGQHRSVYLVNRLSEHFRGQKDFSNLQLNFLDRHRELDSIPAAKS
- the mutM gene encoding bifunctional DNA-formamidopyrimidine glycosylase/DNA-(apurinic or apyrimidinic site) lyase, giving the protein MPELPEVEVTRLGIAPHLEGRKVTAVKVIDGRLRWPVPVSLSKSLPGQKVSAIERRGKYLLLEMDTGYLLIHLGMTGTLRVLPSSDPLKTHDRVTLEFGKLSLRLHDPRKFGAVLWHPKSKGPIEKFTLLQKLGVEPFSPEFSGELGAEVLYQSSRKRSVAVKQFLLAGQAVVGVGNIYCSESLFEAGIHPAKAAGKLTRPQCSRLAKAVRLILKKAIDAGGSSLKDFVNSNGDPGHFMVQTKVYDRKGLPCKICKTPISQIVQGQRSTYFCSQCQKR
- a CDS encoding PTS sugar transporter subunit IIA, which codes for MNALTHLFTPDCIALDVPAKSRADAFAAAGELFSKQTGIDKNSVVEFLNAREDLGSTALGAGVAIPHGRVKGLKQPSAAFMRLQNPIEFAAPDGEPVSLLIFLLVPEKATQQHLEILSSIAQLLSDADARQTLLSSSDSSIVCDLLQRWGTAK